Proteins from a genomic interval of Coccinella septempunctata chromosome 2, icCocSept1.1, whole genome shotgun sequence:
- the LOC123306657 gene encoding uncharacterized protein LOC123306657, with product MAYTVVKFMEENDDEEVISEVPSSWVENGLCWWPSTKNVSNLICKRAVPDKNNGKWKQYPATILYITDDYKKARRKADDSETEAEKGRGKRRKRKSKLQTVYEPESTSGSELDEIERVLAGLPTFPSPEKDGISNETNSYMTSNLYSDEGTSVLAVGGEPDEEVNLDMTIVNVSTDQLVKDLQVYVKGEFEKTNKMLAQVLLHLERLNIGSSSASSNAPREDEELRSILSAFPIEDFETTSSIEMAIQNPGLYRKLVIYLKTIGGACLKEKINRILKRIFSVDLIAQSSWLGQSRGEKKNFRLSSLKLINAVKEAVWDDPAFNEKTFETIASEWTRQGKQRKIRSEKKNVQN from the exons ATGGCCTACACAGTGGTGAAATTTATGGAGGAAAATGATGATGAGGAGGTCATTTCAGAAGTGCCATCCTCATGGGTGGAAAATGGATTATGTTGGTGGCCTTCCACCAAAAATGTTAGCAATTTGATATGCAAACGGGCAGTGCCggataaaaataatgggaagtGGAAGCAATATCCAGCAACCATTTTATATATTACTG ATGATTACAAAAAAGCCAGGAGGAAGGCAGATGACAGCGAAACAGAGGCAGAAAAGGGAAGAGGCAAAAGGAGGAAGAGGAAGTCAAAGCTCCAAACAGTGTATGAACCAGAATCCACAAGTGGTTCTGAACTTGATGAAATCGAGAGGG tACTTGCGGGATTACCAACATTCCCGAGTCCCGAAAAGGATGGGATAAGTAATGAGACAAACTCATACATGACTTCAAAT cTTTATTCTGATGAAGGAACATCGGTGCTGGCCGTAGGTGGAGAACCTGATGAAGAAGTAAATCTCGATATGACCATAGTCAACGTCTCAACAG ATCAACTTGTGAAAGACTTGCAGGTATATGTCAAAG GAGAGTTTGAGAAAACGAATAAAATGTTGGCGCAAGTCCTCCTGCACTTAGAAAGACTGAATATTGGGAGTTCTTCAGCTTCCTCTAATGCTCCAAGAGAGGATGAGGAGTTAAGAAGCATTTTGTCAGCGTTCCCAATCGAAGATTTCGAAACAACGTCGTCAATAGAAATGGCAATCCAGAACCCAGGATTGTACAGAAAACTG GTTATTTACTTGAAAACAATTGGGGGAGCCTGCTTGAAGGAAAAAATCAATAGGATTctgaaaagaattttttcagttgatttgATAGCCCAGTCCAGCTGGTTGGGGCAAAGCAGAGgggaaaaaaagaattttcggCTGAGTAGCCTGAAACTGATAAATGCAGTGAAAG AGGCTGTGTGGGATGACCCAGCttttaatgaaaaaactttCGAAACAATAGCTAGTGAATGGACGAGACAGGGAAAGCAGAGAAAAATTCGCTCTGAAAAGAAGAATGTTCAAAATTAG